A window of the Streptomyces formicae genome harbors these coding sequences:
- a CDS encoding sulfite oxidase: MDDLRTDRPLGAISGPGRLAGPGEGISLEEVALAARNHGMPLEALRYEVTPAGLHYILVHYDIPDTGVDWRLTVGGRVRTPLVLDLAALKAYPPRTHRVTMECAGNGRALLSPRPISQPWLVEAVGTAEWTGVPLRVLLDEAGPAPDAVEAVFTGADHGVEHGVEQDYRRSLPLPVAAGDDPEVLVAYAMNGEPLPPQHGHPVRLVVPGWYGMAQVKWLRDISLTATPFTGYQQSVAYRYKQSSDDPGEPVTRIEPRALMIPPGFPDFMSRARAVRPGRVGLEGRAWSGHAPVVRVEVSADDGGTWHDAALDPAEGHPWAWRHWHTAWTATPGSHVLTVRATDADGRTQPLGQPWNRGGFGNNLVQRVVVLCAQE; the protein is encoded by the coding sequence ATGGACGACCTGCGCACCGACCGGCCTCTCGGGGCGATCAGCGGACCGGGCCGTCTCGCCGGTCCCGGCGAGGGGATCAGCCTGGAGGAGGTCGCGCTCGCGGCCCGCAACCACGGGATGCCGCTGGAGGCGCTGCGGTACGAGGTGACACCGGCCGGGCTGCACTACATCCTCGTCCACTACGACATCCCGGACACCGGAGTCGACTGGCGGCTCACCGTCGGCGGCCGGGTGCGGACCCCGCTCGTGCTCGACCTGGCCGCCCTCAAGGCGTATCCGCCCCGCACCCACCGCGTCACGATGGAGTGCGCCGGCAACGGCCGCGCCCTGCTCAGCCCGCGGCCCATCAGCCAGCCCTGGCTGGTGGAGGCGGTCGGCACCGCCGAGTGGACCGGGGTGCCGCTGCGGGTGCTGCTCGACGAGGCCGGGCCCGCGCCGGACGCCGTCGAGGCGGTCTTCACCGGCGCGGACCACGGGGTCGAGCACGGCGTCGAGCAGGACTACCGGCGCAGCCTGCCGCTGCCGGTGGCGGCCGGCGACGACCCTGAGGTGCTGGTCGCGTACGCGATGAACGGCGAGCCGCTGCCGCCGCAGCACGGGCACCCGGTGCGGCTGGTCGTACCCGGCTGGTACGGCATGGCCCAGGTGAAGTGGCTGCGCGACATCAGCCTCACCGCCACCCCGTTCACGGGCTACCAGCAGTCGGTCGCCTACCGCTACAAGCAGTCCTCGGACGACCCCGGCGAGCCTGTCACCCGCATCGAGCCCCGCGCCCTGATGATCCCGCCCGGCTTCCCCGACTTCATGTCCCGCGCCCGCGCCGTGCGCCCCGGCCGGGTGGGGCTGGAGGGCCGGGCCTGGTCCGGGCACGCCCCGGTCGTACGGGTCGAGGTCAGCGCCGACGACGGCGGTACGTGGCACGACGCCGCGCTCGACCCGGCGGAGGGCCACCCCTGGGCGTGGCGCCACTGGCACACCGCGTGGACGGCCACACCCGGCAGCCATGTGCTCACGGTCCGCGCCACCGATGCCGACGGCCGCACCCAGCCCCTGGGCCAGCCGTGGAACCGGGGCGGCTTCGGCAACAATCTCGTGCAGCGGGTCGTGGTGCTCTGCGCTCAGGAGTGA